The Pyxidicoccus sp. MSG2 DNA segment CCGGTCAGCTCCACGCGGGCGCCCACGCGCAGCTTCGCGTCCGTCTGCGCCGTGCCCCGTCCCACCACGAAGCGCCGCGCCATCTGCCGGAACAGCCCTTCCGCCCGCGCCTGGGCCTCCTGGCTGCCCATTGGCACGGCGTGGACCACGGCCTCCTTGCGCTCGGCCAGCTTGGAGGACAACAGGCTCGCGCCGCTCTCGTCGTTGCCCAGCTCGGCACCGAGCACGGACGGGCCCGCCTCGTGCGTCACCGCGTCCTTGTCCTGCACGCTCCAGCCGCTCACCGTCACGGCGGAGCGCTGGTTGGCCAGGTCCGCGAGCACGGTGAAGGCCAGCAACTCATTGCCGCGCCCCAGCTTCGGCGCCTCGCCGCTGGAGCGCGCGCCGCGCTTCTTCGCCTTCAGCGTCCGCCCCTCCACCCACAACTCCACGTCCACCGCGCGGCAGCGCTCGCGCAGGAAGGCCAGGTCGCTCTGGTTGAGCTGCGCCAGCACCTTGTGCTTCGGCCCCTGGACGTCCACCTCCGGCGTCAGCCCGTGCTTGCTGGCAATCT contains these protein-coding regions:
- a CDS encoding phage late control D family protein; the encoded protein is MADGNSTDSKLKSSRPTLRVGGEEKASLGLALLELCIAETAHGLYRCEATFGNWGPKDGDSGFLYFDRTELDFGKPFEVRLGTSDILFEGRITGLEAGFPEASPPTLTVLAEDRLQDLRMTRRTATYADVTDADVLKQIASKHGLTPEVDVQGPKHKVLAQLNQSDLAFLRERCRAVDVELWVEGRTLKAKKRGARSSGEAPKLGRGNELLAFTVLADLANQRSAVTVSGWSVQDKDAVTHEAGPSVLGAELGNDESGASLLSSKLAERKEAVVHAVPMGSQEAQARAEGLFRQMARRFVVGRGTAQTDAKLRVGARVELTGLGPMFSGKYHLAEVKHLFDAERGLRTEFVAERAGLGRAS